Genomic DNA from Marinobacter sp. MDS2:
GGACTTAGGCGCCAGTGACTTTACCATGACTCGCACGGTGCTGATTCCGGTGATCATGCCGGCGCTGCTGGCGGGCTGGCTGCTCGGCTTTACCTTATCGCTGGACGATGTGGTGGTGAGCACCTTTGTCAGTGGCCCGAGTTATGAAATTTTGCCGTTGCGCATCTACTCTATGGTGCGAGTGGGCCTGAAACCGGAAGTAAATGCCCTCGGTACCTTGTTGCTGGTGTTTTCACTGGTGATGCTGATGTTATCCCAATGGATCCTGTTAAGGAGTAAACGATGAAGAAACTGGCACTGGCCACGATGCTGGCGGTTGGTTTGACCGGCTGCAGCAGTTCTGAAGAAACCCAAGTGTTGAATCTGTACAACTGGTCGGAATACATGCCGCAGGAAGTGCTGGATCGTTTCACCGAGGAAACCGGCATTCAGGTGGTGTACACCACCTATGACAGCAATGAAGCCATGTACGCGCGCCTGAAACTCCTCGACGACAGCGCCGCCTATGACTTGGCGGTGCCATCGACTTACTACGTCAGCAAAATGCGCCAGGAAGACCTTTTGATGCCTATCGATCGTAGCAAGATCGAAGGGTTCGATAATCTGTCTCCGGAATTGGTCAATCTGGATATCGATCCGGAAAACGAATACAGCGTACCGTTTTTGTGGGGCACCACCGGCCTTGGCGTAGACACCGCAGACGTTGAAGGCGAAGTGACCGCCTGGGCGGATCTGTGGGATGAGCGCTTCGAAGGCCGCATTGTGCTGACCAACGACATGCGTGAAGTGTTCCATGTTGCCTTGCGAGTGCTGGGCTATCCCGGCAACAGCACAGACCCTGAACAGATCGAGGAAGCCTACGAGAAGCTGACCGAGCTGATGCCGTCGGTTCGTACCTTCAACTCCGACGCCCCGCGCATGCCGTTTCTGGAAGGCGAAACCGACATCGGGATGATCTGGAACGGCGAAGCCGTCATGGGGCGTGACGCCTTGCCAAGCCTGGAATACGTGTATCCGGCCGAGGGCATCATCGCCTGGTTGGACAGTTTCGTGATTCCCAAGAACGCCAAGAATCCGGAAGCGGCGCACAAGTTCATCAGCTTTGTGCTGACGCCGGAAATCTCCGCGCTGATCAGTGAAGACATCGGTTATGCCACCCCGAATCTGGCGGCCCGTGATTTGCTGGATGAGTCGGTTGCCAACGATCGCGCCAGCTATCCGACCGCTGAAGACATGATCAACGCCGAGTTCCAGACCGATATCGGCGACGAAGCGTTGCAGGTTTATGCGAAGTACTGGGAAAAGCTGAAGTCTGGTCTTTAAGGCGATTTAGCGTACCGGATTGAAAAAGGGAGGCCTCGGCCTCCCTTTTTCTTGGGCAGCTTTCACATAACCGCAATATATGGTCTATAACTTCCTGATAACAAGAAGTTAGCGACGTGTCTCGCTACTAAAATTAGAGGAAGGGATGATCATGAACGCACACAAAACACGGAACGCGGCACTGCTGTGTACCTCGCTGTTGGCCGCATCGGCATCCAGCTCGTTGTTAGCGGAAGAGCTTCGGCTGATCACTTGGGGTGGCTACGCTCCAGACGAGGTTGTGGCGCAGTTTGAAGAAGAAACCGGCATCGATGTAAAGATTACCTTGTCGAACAACGAAGACATGATTTCCAAGCTACGAGCCACCGGCGGGGCCGGTTTTGATCTGGCTCAGCCAAGCCAAGACCGGATCGTGGGCGTTCAGCGTCAGTTCAATGTCTACAAACCCATCGATTACAGCCGGATCAATACCGACCAACTGCAGCCGTCCATGATCAAGGCCACTCAGGAAGCCACCGCGTTGAATGGCAAGTCCTACGGTGTGCCGGCCGTGTGGGGCACCAGCGGTTTGATTGTGCACAGCTCTGTGGCCGATACCGTCAAGGATTACACCGACCTGTGTGATCCCGCTGTGGCGGGCAAGGTGAGCTACCGGCTCAAGCGCCCAACCCTGATGGGCTTCGCCTTTGCTATGGGGATGGACCCGTTTGCGGCCTACAACGACCGTGACGAATACGCGTCGATTATGGCAAAAGTGGAAGACAAACTGATCGATTGCAAAGCCAACGTGAAGACCTACTGGACCGGCGGTGATCAGTTGTTGTCGTTG
This window encodes:
- a CDS encoding extracellular solute-binding protein; this translates as MKKLALATMLAVGLTGCSSSEETQVLNLYNWSEYMPQEVLDRFTEETGIQVVYTTYDSNEAMYARLKLLDDSAAYDLAVPSTYYVSKMRQEDLLMPIDRSKIEGFDNLSPELVNLDIDPENEYSVPFLWGTTGLGVDTADVEGEVTAWADLWDERFEGRIVLTNDMREVFHVALRVLGYPGNSTDPEQIEEAYEKLTELMPSVRTFNSDAPRMPFLEGETDIGMIWNGEAVMGRDALPSLEYVYPAEGIIAWLDSFVIPKNAKNPEAAHKFISFVLTPEISALISEDIGYATPNLAARDLLDESVANDRASYPTAEDMINAEFQTDIGDEALQVYAKYWEKLKSGL
- a CDS encoding extracellular solute-binding protein, translating into MNAHKTRNAALLCTSLLAASASSSLLAEELRLITWGGYAPDEVVAQFEEETGIDVKITLSNNEDMISKLRATGGAGFDLAQPSQDRIVGVQRQFNVYKPIDYSRINTDQLQPSMIKATQEATALNGKSYGVPAVWGTSGLIVHSSVADTVKDYTDLCDPAVAGKVSYRLKRPTLMGFAFAMGMDPFAAYNDRDEYASIMAKVEDKLIDCKANVKTYWTGGDQLLSLLRTEEVIAAMAWDAGGWKLNAENPEIQFVAPESGALGWIDTFAIPRRSENEEAAYKWINFVMQPDIAAKITNASGNFTASKGADEFVKADLRDAYRASFDEQAITNIKWYPPVPPGLEATEGQVLDRVQAAN